One genomic window of Polyangium aurulentum includes the following:
- a CDS encoding energy transducer TonB produces the protein MFDSVLGRDNIPKSRLGTGAVLSVVVHAVLIALVVYISTRPKEEKKDAPEVTFVAPAPPPPPPPPPPPPGGSKKVKPIEKPKPVKKPDTIVETKEEPKPEEKPAEKEPEAESEEAGEEGGEPGGVPGGVPGGVVGGVVGGVLGSPTPPPPPPPQNVTLPFGAGMTRPNKVGGAEFKYPQEALAARVEGVMIVRCVINESGGLEGCAVIKGLPHMNDMVLRTLATHRYTPVTFQGKPVRVNYVFNFRFVLPTR, from the coding sequence ATGTTCGACTCTGTTCTTGGCCGCGACAACATCCCGAAGAGCCGCCTCGGCACGGGCGCCGTGCTGTCGGTGGTGGTTCACGCTGTTCTCATCGCGCTCGTCGTGTACATCTCGACGAGACCCAAGGAGGAAAAGAAGGACGCGCCGGAGGTGACGTTCGTCGCCCCAGCGCCCCCACCCCCACCGCCACCACCCCCGCCTCCCCCCGGCGGCTCCAAAAAAGTCAAGCCGATCGAGAAGCCCAAGCCGGTAAAAAAGCCGGACACGATCGTCGAGACGAAGGAAGAGCCCAAGCCGGAGGAAAAACCTGCGGAGAAGGAGCCCGAGGCGGAGAGCGAGGAAGCGGGTGAAGAAGGCGGCGAGCCGGGCGGCGTGCCCGGTGGCGTGCCCGGAGGTGTCGTCGGAGGCGTCGTTGGCGGCGTCCTCGGCAGCCCCACCCCGCCCCCGCCGCCCCCGCCGCAGAACGTGACCTTGCCGTTTGGCGCGGGCATGACCCGTCCGAACAAGGTCGGCGGCGCCGAATTCAAATACCCGCAGGAGGCTCTCGCCGCCCGCGTGGAAGGCGTGATGATCGTCCGCTGCGTCATCAACGAGTCCGGCGGGCTCGAGGGATGCGCGGTGATCAAGGGCCTGCCGCATATGAACGACATGGTCCTCAGGACGCTGGCGACGCACCGCTACACGCCCGTCACGTTCCAGGGCAAGCCCGTTCGGGTCAACTACGTCTTCAACTTCCGGTTTGTGCTGCCAACGCGATAG
- a CDS encoding tetratricopeptide repeat protein yields the protein MRTFVALAIGTTAPAPALAESQPTEAQLQQAREQFARGRKLEDEGRWSEALPLFERVAAVKMTPQVRFHIALCLEKTGKLERAREGFEQAAREGKPTAPNVVAEAKEHLAALEKRIPTVTVAVAKMEPGDEVLLDGNAIAIGEPVAVDPGSHTLTLRRGGEDVSAERIDVAEGEPQRFELKGPAEGGKPPGPTGPVVTGADPGRTQRVLGWTALGVGAASAVGMGVFVALRAGALSELDAACPNHKGCDPSIEPIVSRGKTHATLVNVFAGISGLAVAGGVVLLLTAPSPPARAPAGTGSIRFVPGIGPGGAFVSLEGSF from the coding sequence GTGCGCACGTTCGTGGCCCTGGCCATCGGCACGACAGCGCCAGCCCCCGCCCTGGCCGAGAGCCAGCCCACCGAGGCGCAGCTCCAGCAGGCCCGCGAGCAGTTCGCGCGCGGCCGCAAGCTCGAGGACGAAGGCCGCTGGAGCGAGGCGCTGCCCCTGTTCGAGCGCGTCGCGGCCGTGAAGATGACCCCCCAGGTGCGCTTCCACATCGCGCTTTGCCTGGAGAAGACCGGAAAGCTCGAGCGCGCGCGCGAGGGGTTCGAGCAAGCCGCGCGCGAGGGAAAGCCGACCGCGCCCAACGTGGTGGCGGAGGCGAAAGAGCACCTCGCGGCGCTCGAGAAGCGCATCCCGACCGTGACCGTGGCCGTCGCGAAGATGGAGCCCGGGGACGAGGTGCTGCTCGACGGAAACGCCATTGCGATCGGCGAGCCGGTGGCGGTCGATCCGGGGTCGCACACGCTGACGCTGCGGCGAGGCGGCGAGGATGTGTCCGCCGAGCGCATCGACGTCGCCGAGGGAGAGCCCCAGCGGTTCGAGCTGAAAGGGCCGGCCGAGGGAGGCAAGCCGCCGGGGCCGACGGGGCCCGTCGTCACGGGCGCGGACCCGGGGCGAACGCAGCGGGTGCTCGGGTGGACGGCGCTCGGCGTGGGCGCGGCGTCGGCGGTGGGGATGGGCGTGTTCGTCGCCCTGCGCGCCGGCGCGCTCTCGGAGCTGGATGCGGCGTGCCCCAATCACAAAGGCTGTGATCCGAGCATCGAGCCCATCGTGAGCCGGGGAAAAACCCATGCGACGCTCGTGAATGTCTTTGCCGGGATCTCGGGCCTGGCCGTGGCCGGGGGGGTGGTCCTCTTGCTCACGGCGCCCTCCCCGCCTGCGCGCGCGCCGGCGGGGACGGGGAGCATCCGCTTCGTGCCCGGGATAGGTCCGGGCGGCGCATTCGTCTCGCTCGAAGGGAGCTTCTGA
- a CDS encoding MotA/TolQ/ExbB proton channel family protein → MHFSLIQLWNSMGTFARVIVIVMAIMSVTSLLVFLERLVVGLRSAADSKVFAAKMAQLLANGDLDSAADAKFGKDIGYLGRTIRAGLVAYKGTRHGDKDLTFESVARALERQQQRELAVLKRGHGWLATVASTAPFVGLLGTVMGIVTAFELMAASGSGGLGTVSAGIAEALITTAFGLLVAIPAVMAFNYLSGWVDARAVDISESSNEFLDLVAKSLAEGPREESSEDESSEESEAAAEAAA, encoded by the coding sequence ATGCACTTTTCACTGATTCAGCTCTGGAATTCGATGGGCACGTTTGCCCGCGTCATCGTGATCGTGATGGCGATCATGAGCGTCACGTCCCTCCTGGTCTTCCTGGAACGCCTCGTCGTTGGCTTGAGGTCTGCGGCAGACTCCAAGGTCTTCGCCGCCAAGATGGCTCAGCTCCTGGCGAACGGGGATCTGGACTCCGCGGCTGACGCGAAGTTCGGCAAGGACATCGGCTATCTGGGTCGGACCATTCGCGCCGGGCTCGTGGCCTACAAGGGCACGCGCCACGGTGACAAGGACCTGACCTTCGAGTCGGTTGCCCGCGCGCTCGAGCGCCAGCAGCAGCGTGAGCTCGCCGTCCTCAAGCGCGGCCACGGCTGGCTCGCCACGGTCGCCTCGACCGCGCCGTTCGTCGGCCTCCTCGGTACCGTCATGGGTATCGTCACCGCCTTCGAGCTCATGGCTGCGTCGGGCTCCGGCGGTCTCGGGACGGTGTCGGCCGGTATCGCCGAAGCGCTCATCACGACCGCGTTCGGTCTGCTCGTCGCCATCCCGGCCGTCATGGCCTTCAACTACCTGTCCGGCTGGGTCGACGCGCGCGCGGTCGACATCTCGGAGTCGTCGAACGAGTTCCTCGACCTCGTCGCCAAGAGCTTGGCCGAGGGTCCGCGCGAGGAGTCGTCCGAGGACGAGAGCAGCGAAGAGTCGGAAGCTGCGGCGGAGGCTGCGGCCTAG
- a CDS encoding serine/threonine-protein kinase produces MNQGDLVAGRYRLLRPIGQGAMGKVWAARHELLGRDFALKFATLPVRAGPEARARFMREAQTVGRLRHPNVVDVADFGEVEPGGGLYLAMELLEGASLAERIAQHGRLKPREAAAIASEIARGLSAAHAAGIVHRDIKPENIFLARGPSGGVMPKLLDFGISKQKEDETLATINGQNLGTPAYMSPEQALGELDIDHRSDIWSLGVVLYEMLSGRHPFVAPNYQALLPKIADEPPTPLEEVVPAPLRRVVYRCLEKRREDRYPDADALGAALEDVLGSLGQPEPGGLVVERTRALPSLRPPGSASVAPAAPPTSRPAARLGPASAIALTVAVALVTGGLTLLYKGATRNTGPAEAAPSPVATTSPSPPPAPLPSAAPPPPPAPTAAPSAARSAAPSAPTTKPPRAQSAGGGKRPPTSVTNPGF; encoded by the coding sequence GTGAACCAAGGAGATCTCGTCGCCGGACGCTACAGGCTCCTGCGCCCCATCGGACAGGGCGCGATGGGCAAGGTGTGGGCTGCGCGGCACGAGCTGCTCGGGCGCGACTTCGCCCTCAAGTTCGCGACGCTGCCGGTCCGCGCAGGCCCCGAGGCGCGCGCCCGCTTCATGCGCGAGGCACAGACCGTCGGCCGCCTCCGCCACCCGAACGTCGTCGACGTGGCCGACTTCGGCGAGGTCGAGCCGGGCGGAGGCCTCTACCTCGCGATGGAGCTGCTCGAGGGCGCCTCGCTCGCCGAGCGCATCGCTCAGCACGGGCGGCTCAAGCCGCGCGAGGCCGCCGCGATCGCCTCCGAGATCGCCCGAGGCCTGTCCGCCGCGCACGCCGCCGGGATCGTCCACCGCGACATCAAGCCCGAGAACATCTTCCTCGCCCGCGGCCCGAGCGGCGGCGTCATGCCCAAGCTGCTCGACTTCGGCATCAGCAAGCAGAAGGAAGACGAGACGCTCGCCACCATCAACGGCCAGAACCTCGGCACCCCGGCGTACATGAGCCCCGAGCAGGCGCTCGGCGAGCTCGACATCGATCACCGCAGCGACATCTGGTCGCTCGGGGTCGTCCTCTACGAGATGCTCTCCGGCCGGCATCCGTTCGTCGCACCGAACTACCAGGCGCTGTTGCCCAAGATCGCCGACGAGCCGCCCACGCCCCTCGAGGAGGTGGTGCCCGCGCCCTTGCGCCGCGTCGTGTACCGCTGCCTCGAAAAACGCCGCGAGGACCGATACCCGGACGCCGACGCGCTCGGCGCCGCGCTCGAGGACGTGCTCGGCAGCCTCGGACAGCCCGAGCCGGGAGGGCTCGTGGTCGAACGAACGCGCGCGCTGCCCTCGCTGCGCCCGCCGGGATCTGCGTCCGTCGCGCCCGCCGCGCCCCCCACCTCCCGCCCCGCGGCGCGCCTGGGACCGGCGAGCGCCATTGCATTGACGGTTGCCGTGGCGCTCGTCACCGGCGGATTGACGTTGCTCTACAAAGGCGCGACCCGGAACACCGGACCGGCCGAAGCCGCGCCCTCGCCCGTCGCGACGACGTCGCCCTCCCCGCCCCCCGCGCCCCTGCCCTCGGCCGCCCCGCCGCCCCCGCCGGCGCCCACGGCCGCGCCCTCGGCGGCCCGGAGCGCCGCGCCTTCGGCCCCGACGACCAAGCCTCCGCGCGCGCAGAGCGCAGGAGGCGGCAAGCGCCCCCCGACCTCGGTGACGAATCCTGGCTTTTAG
- a CDS encoding TonB-dependent receptor codes for MVAGGTAYAADATITGQVVDTSTNKPVPDVVITVRSPALQGEQIVVTDSGGNFRVPALPPGEGYSVSAEKETYRVNARGGIKLTSGSTVRVNIQLLPEALKAEEIVVVGRPPVIDVGSARVAITIDNDFTRRVAVNAPASKGGATRSFESLAAVAPGTSSDTYGVSVNGTSSPENGFIIDGVSANDAAFGTLSTPLSSEFVKEVNVITAGYLPEYGRSIGGVMDVVTKSGSNEFHGSFYSSITPGVFEGARAIIPREGSTITTDPSLSSIRDFGFEIGGPLVKDKLWFFAGFQVALQRYKLERNLNKLLFEENPDGTPVLRDENGNLDPDAGSPVPLTDPETGFQRTMRLPGTQRTYYADQQTIQYIGKLTWNINQDHKVEVSVFGTPATSGGNGSFAFGSQTGAAPTGAINGSYQTLGGATDQFTNNVVLKSSSAFANKKFLVDATLGWVHSALVTTASDGSTVDDINTPGTMAYAPGVTWRRSGGPGRHPITDFETLPAAAAAQCAPGGDTSIAAIYCPVTTYRTGGSGQINTATNNRYQGRVIATALLNALGTHVIKAGVDFEVLNYTNKKGFGGGNFFRESPGGGNFQDFRRYGFLQGPDDPVYLSTFQATSSSTTIGGFLQDSWSIMDRVTVNLGVRYDAQIVTGNDGNVGIAMPNQWSPRVGVIWDPTREGRAKITANFARFYQAITLNMVDRSFPGELNIQSFRPTGSCDPSNPTSARPAPGQPTTGTCDDPDILINPGAGTANQQFQPYDPNQRFVVTGSDRVPVDPNIQPQSSDQFTVGGEYEVVPDGRVGGVYTHQYLNVAVEDMSRDEASTYFIGNPGYGIAKDFPKATRDYDSFSAYFQKAFTNQWLALASYTIAYNRGNLAGLFRPETGQLDPNINSDFDLISLLPNRTGPLPGDRTHSIKLFGAKEFTLPGQVTISLGLGYSGRSGTPLNVLGSHPIYGASEVFILPRGAGGRTPWVHSIDTNLTAGFRFSKDSAVTVGVDIFNLFNFQQVTNYDQNFTLSDVLPILPDARGNEATTNDLPKKGDTAPSAKLINADGTGFEAENINPNYNKPTSFQSPRQVRINARVTF; via the coding sequence ATGGTCGCTGGCGGCACGGCGTACGCCGCAGATGCGACGATCACCGGCCAGGTGGTCGACACGTCCACGAATAAACCCGTTCCCGACGTCGTCATCACGGTCCGATCGCCCGCGCTTCAGGGCGAGCAGATCGTCGTGACCGACAGCGGGGGCAATTTCCGCGTTCCTGCGCTGCCGCCCGGTGAGGGCTACTCGGTCAGCGCAGAGAAGGAGACGTACCGCGTCAACGCGCGCGGCGGGATCAAGCTGACCAGCGGTTCGACGGTCCGCGTCAACATCCAGCTGCTGCCCGAAGCGCTCAAGGCGGAGGAGATCGTCGTCGTCGGTCGTCCGCCGGTCATCGACGTCGGATCCGCGCGCGTCGCGATCACGATCGACAACGACTTCACCCGTCGCGTCGCCGTGAACGCGCCGGCTTCGAAGGGCGGCGCCACGCGCTCCTTCGAGAGCCTCGCGGCCGTCGCTCCCGGCACGAGCTCCGACACCTACGGCGTGTCCGTCAACGGCACGTCGTCGCCCGAGAACGGCTTCATCATCGACGGCGTGTCGGCCAACGACGCGGCCTTCGGCACGCTCTCGACGCCGCTGTCGAGCGAGTTCGTGAAGGAAGTCAACGTCATCACGGCCGGCTACCTGCCGGAGTACGGTCGCTCCATCGGCGGCGTCATGGACGTCGTCACGAAGAGCGGCTCGAACGAGTTCCACGGCTCGTTCTACAGCAGCATCACGCCGGGCGTCTTCGAGGGTGCTCGCGCGATCATCCCGCGCGAAGGCTCGACGATCACGACGGACCCGAGCCTGTCGTCCATCCGCGACTTCGGCTTCGAGATCGGCGGCCCGCTCGTCAAGGACAAGCTGTGGTTCTTCGCCGGCTTCCAGGTCGCGCTGCAGCGCTACAAGCTCGAGCGCAACCTCAACAAGCTCCTCTTCGAAGAGAACCCCGACGGCACGCCCGTCCTCCGCGACGAGAACGGCAACCTCGATCCGGACGCCGGCTCTCCCGTCCCGCTGACCGACCCCGAGACGGGCTTCCAGCGGACGATGCGCCTGCCCGGCACGCAGCGCACCTACTACGCCGATCAGCAGACGATCCAGTACATCGGCAAGCTGACCTGGAACATCAACCAGGACCACAAGGTCGAGGTGAGCGTGTTCGGCACGCCGGCGACCTCGGGCGGCAACGGCAGCTTCGCGTTCGGCTCGCAGACCGGCGCGGCCCCCACCGGAGCGATCAACGGCTCGTACCAGACGCTCGGCGGCGCGACGGATCAGTTCACGAACAACGTCGTGCTCAAGTCGTCGTCGGCGTTCGCGAACAAGAAGTTCCTCGTCGATGCGACGCTCGGTTGGGTTCACAGCGCGCTCGTGACGACCGCGTCCGACGGCTCGACGGTCGACGACATCAACACGCCTGGGACCATGGCGTACGCGCCTGGCGTGACCTGGCGCCGCTCGGGCGGCCCCGGCCGTCACCCGATCACCGACTTCGAGACGCTCCCGGCCGCTGCGGCCGCTCAGTGCGCGCCTGGCGGCGACACGTCGATCGCGGCGATCTACTGCCCTGTCACGACGTACCGCACGGGCGGCTCGGGCCAGATCAACACGGCCACGAACAACCGCTACCAGGGCCGCGTGATCGCGACCGCGCTGCTCAACGCGCTCGGCACGCACGTGATCAAGGCCGGCGTCGACTTCGAGGTCCTCAACTACACGAACAAGAAGGGCTTCGGCGGCGGCAACTTCTTCCGTGAGAGCCCCGGCGGCGGCAACTTCCAGGACTTCCGGCGCTACGGCTTCCTGCAGGGCCCCGATGATCCGGTCTACCTGTCGACGTTCCAGGCGACCTCGAGCTCGACGACGATCGGCGGCTTCCTCCAGGACAGCTGGAGCATCATGGATCGCGTCACCGTGAACCTCGGCGTTCGCTACGACGCGCAGATCGTGACCGGCAACGACGGCAACGTCGGCATCGCGATGCCGAACCAGTGGTCGCCGCGCGTCGGCGTGATCTGGGATCCGACCCGCGAAGGTCGCGCGAAGATCACGGCGAACTTCGCCCGGTTCTACCAGGCGATCACGCTGAACATGGTCGACCGCTCCTTCCCGGGCGAGCTCAACATTCAGTCGTTCCGCCCCACGGGGAGCTGCGACCCGTCGAACCCGACCTCGGCGCGCCCCGCGCCCGGCCAGCCCACGACGGGCACCTGCGACGATCCGGACATCCTGATCAACCCCGGCGCAGGGACGGCGAACCAGCAGTTCCAGCCCTACGATCCGAACCAGCGGTTCGTGGTGACGGGCTCGGACCGCGTGCCGGTCGATCCCAACATCCAGCCGCAGTCGTCCGATCAGTTCACGGTCGGCGGCGAGTACGAGGTCGTGCCCGACGGTCGCGTCGGCGGCGTCTACACGCACCAGTACCTGAACGTCGCCGTCGAGGACATGAGCCGCGACGAGGCGTCGACGTACTTCATCGGCAACCCCGGCTACGGCATCGCCAAGGACTTCCCCAAGGCGACCCGCGACTACGACTCGTTCTCGGCCTACTTCCAGAAGGCCTTCACGAACCAGTGGCTCGCGCTCGCCAGCTACACGATCGCGTACAACCGCGGCAACCTCGCCGGTCTGTTCCGCCCGGAGACCGGTCAGCTCGATCCGAACATCAACTCGGACTTCGACCTGATCTCGCTCCTGCCGAACCGCACGGGCCCGCTGCCCGGCGACCGCACGCACTCCATCAAGCTCTTCGGCGCGAAGGAGTTCACGCTGCCCGGTCAGGTCACGATCAGCCTCGGCCTCGGTTACTCGGGTCGTAGCGGCACGCCGCTGAACGTCCTCGGCTCGCACCCGATCTACGGCGCGTCCGAGGTGTTCATCCTGCCGCGCGGCGCCGGTGGCCGCACGCCGTGGGTGCACAGCATCGACACGAACCTCACGGCCGGCTTCCGCTTCTCGAAGGACAGCGCGGTCACGGTCGGCGTCGACATCTTCAACCTGTTCAACTTCCAGCAGGTCACGAACTACGACCAGAACTTCACGCTCTCGGACGTTCTTCCGATCCTCCCGGATGCGCGCGGCAACGAGGCGACGACGAACGACCTGCCGAAGAAGGGTGACACCGCGCCGAGCGCCAAGCTCATCAACGCGGACGGCACGGGCTTCGAGGCCGAGAACATCAACCCGAACTACAACAAGCCGACGTCGTTCCAGTCGCCGCGTCAGGTTCGGATCAACGCGCGGGTGACGTTCTGA
- a CDS encoding thioredoxin family protein: MARSFLVPAALLLAAGCAPAAPAQSTPDDAPAKAAATAPTEGEKNATAAQKAAPAEAPPLAFIEDDLPAAIARARAEKKALFVDAWAPWCHTCLSMKSYVLVDPSLRPLADRVVFAAIDTDRPESASFLERHKMSFWPTFFVIDPARDEVLAYWPGAASARELKSLVEDALVVMDASAPAGDPRRLLAQASAARAAGEHKRAIGLYDEILGKTDASFARRDDAIVGKLYALAGSGDAAACARFGEENVAKVRGSAAPADFAATLLSCASKLPKGAAQDSARRAAIARVEALVQKPPAESSVDDRADALAILASGLSDRGDAEGARAAHEKRLALMEKAATEAKTPEMAATYDYGRAVSYVALGRPEEAVRMLEQREKEMPKSYDPPARLAGVLFKMGRLEDALRANGRALALAYGPRKLGYLKLRADIQAKMGDRAGQIATLREEVAGYEALARGQASETALADARRRLAEAEKAPADKKR; the protein is encoded by the coding sequence ATGGCCCGATCCTTCCTCGTCCCCGCCGCGCTCCTCCTCGCCGCAGGATGCGCGCCCGCGGCTCCCGCGCAGAGCACGCCCGACGACGCCCCCGCAAAGGCCGCCGCGACCGCCCCGACCGAGGGTGAAAAAAACGCGACCGCCGCGCAAAAGGCGGCCCCCGCAGAAGCCCCGCCGCTCGCGTTCATCGAGGACGACCTGCCCGCCGCCATCGCGCGGGCGCGCGCCGAGAAGAAGGCGCTGTTCGTCGATGCGTGGGCGCCTTGGTGCCACACCTGCCTCAGCATGAAGAGCTACGTGCTCGTCGACCCCTCGCTCCGGCCGCTCGCCGACCGCGTGGTCTTCGCGGCCATCGACACCGACAGGCCCGAGAGCGCGAGCTTCCTCGAGCGCCACAAGATGAGCTTCTGGCCGACCTTCTTCGTCATCGACCCCGCGCGCGACGAGGTGCTCGCGTACTGGCCCGGCGCCGCATCCGCGCGCGAGCTGAAATCCCTCGTCGAGGACGCGCTCGTCGTGATGGATGCCTCCGCGCCCGCGGGAGATCCGCGCAGGCTCCTCGCCCAGGCGAGCGCCGCGCGCGCCGCGGGCGAGCACAAACGCGCGATCGGGCTCTACGACGAGATCCTCGGCAAGACCGACGCGAGCTTCGCGCGCCGCGACGACGCGATCGTCGGCAAGCTCTACGCGCTCGCAGGCAGCGGAGACGCCGCCGCCTGCGCCCGCTTCGGCGAGGAGAACGTCGCCAAGGTCCGCGGATCCGCCGCGCCCGCAGACTTCGCCGCCACGCTCCTGTCCTGCGCGAGCAAGCTCCCGAAGGGCGCCGCGCAGGACAGCGCACGCCGCGCCGCGATCGCCCGCGTCGAGGCGCTGGTGCAGAAGCCGCCGGCCGAGTCGAGCGTCGATGACCGCGCCGACGCGCTCGCGATCCTCGCCTCGGGCCTGTCCGATCGCGGCGACGCCGAGGGCGCGCGCGCCGCGCACGAAAAGCGCCTCGCGCTCATGGAGAAGGCCGCGACCGAGGCGAAGACGCCCGAGATGGCCGCGACCTACGACTACGGCAGGGCCGTCTCTTACGTCGCGCTCGGGCGGCCGGAGGAGGCGGTGCGCATGCTCGAGCAGCGCGAAAAGGAGATGCCCAAGTCCTACGACCCGCCCGCGCGCCTCGCCGGCGTGCTGTTCAAGATGGGCCGGCTCGAGGACGCGCTCCGCGCGAACGGCAGAGCCCTCGCGCTCGCCTATGGCCCGCGGAAGCTCGGCTACCTGAAGCTGCGCGCGGACATCCAGGCGAAGATGGGCGATCGCGCAGGGCAGATCGCGACGCTGCGCGAGGAGGTGGCGGGGTACGAGGCCCTCGCGCGCGGACAGGCGAGCGAGACGGCCCTCGCGGACGCGCGCAGGCGGCTCGCCGAGGCCGAGAAGGCGCCCGCCGACAAGAAGCGCTGA
- a CDS encoding ExbD/TolR family protein — translation MGMAVGGKKGSVKSDINVTPLVDVVLVLLIIFMVITPMLQRGKDVHLPQSKTADEENKDSDPLVLSVTKDKLIYVESTQYDEAGAQEAIEKELTKTPGKKVLLKGDDSLTVGDVRKVMEVSRKAGSKSVALGVEELKK, via the coding sequence ATGGGAATGGCAGTAGGCGGCAAGAAGGGCTCTGTAAAGAGCGACATCAACGTCACGCCGCTGGTCGACGTCGTGCTCGTTCTCCTGATCATCTTCATGGTGATCACGCCCATGCTCCAGCGCGGCAAGGACGTGCATCTGCCGCAGTCCAAGACGGCCGACGAGGAGAACAAGGACAGTGATCCGCTCGTCCTCTCGGTCACGAAGGACAAGCTGATCTACGTCGAGAGCACGCAGTACGACGAGGCCGGCGCCCAGGAAGCGATTGAAAAAGAGCTCACGAAGACGCCGGGCAAGAAGGTCCTGCTGAAGGGCGACGACTCGCTGACCGTGGGCGACGTGCGCAAGGTCATGGAAGTGTCGCGCAAGGCGGGCTCGAAGAGCGTCGCCCTGGGCGTCGAAGAGCTCAAGAAGTAG
- a CDS encoding ExbD/TolR family protein, with the protein MSRKTRRLAIKPAASPNSDINVTPLIDVVLVMLIIFMVVTPLLEKDLDVRVPQTEEVQTQDEVPPDQLVVRIGPEGDLRINYDQVSAEEYVEKLSKKLERRKPDDKIVFFVADDKANYGRLIAALDGAKQAGASVLGMMTQPPDEKTGGN; encoded by the coding sequence ATGAGCAGAAAGACGAGAAGGCTGGCGATCAAGCCGGCAGCTTCGCCGAACTCCGACATCAACGTCACGCCGCTCATCGACGTCGTGCTCGTGATGTTGATCATCTTCATGGTGGTCACGCCGCTCCTCGAAAAGGACCTCGACGTCCGCGTGCCGCAGACGGAAGAGGTCCAGACCCAGGACGAGGTGCCGCCCGACCAGCTCGTGGTGCGCATCGGACCCGAGGGTGATCTTCGGATCAACTACGACCAGGTGAGCGCCGAGGAGTACGTCGAGAAGCTCTCGAAGAAGCTCGAGCGACGCAAGCCCGACGACAAGATCGTCTTCTTCGTCGCCGACGACAAGGCGAACTACGGCCGCCTCATCGCCGCGCTCGACGGCGCCAAGCAGGCCGGTGCGAGCGTGCTGGGCATGATGACCCAGCCGCCCGACGAAAAGACCGGCGGCAACTGA